One segment of Bradyrhizobium sp. WD16 DNA contains the following:
- a CDS encoding RES family NAD+ phosphorylase, which yields MTNAFAPSPQPAHRLIPSQFPPIGLFDTVATAADLAAVMDLVGWTNDRLVADRIDRLPQTEWVYGTPNASIVMAAFLHVAPGGMRFNGPDLGAWYAADDIRTAAAEVGHHLRRETVARNATSMTRTYRAYAATLSGDYLDIRGQQITRPEIYASDSYDASQKLGEAVRAAGGAGLLYDSLRRRTGLNVVAHRPRNITDIVQTDHFEITVLATSRLIDVRGLSK from the coding sequence GTGACGAACGCTTTCGCACCCTCGCCACAACCTGCTCATCGTCTGATCCCGTCGCAATTCCCTCCCATCGGGCTGTTCGATACGGTTGCGACCGCGGCCGATCTTGCGGCCGTGATGGATCTGGTCGGCTGGACTAACGATCGGCTCGTAGCCGATCGCATCGATCGGCTTCCGCAGACCGAATGGGTGTATGGCACCCCTAATGCCAGCATCGTCATGGCGGCCTTCCTGCATGTCGCTCCCGGTGGGATGCGATTCAATGGTCCCGACCTCGGTGCCTGGTACGCCGCCGACGATATCCGGACTGCAGCTGCCGAAGTCGGTCACCACCTGCGGCGCGAGACGGTCGCTCGCAACGCAACCTCGATGACCCGGACCTACAGGGCGTATGCCGCGACATTGTCAGGCGACTATCTCGACATCAGAGGCCAGCAGATCACGCGCCCCGAGATCTACGCCAGCGACAGCTATGACGCCTCGCAGAAGCTTGGCGAGGCGGTCCGCGCGGCAGGTGGCGCGGGACTGCTCTACGACAGCCTCAGACGCCGGACAGGACTCAACGTTGTTGCGCACCGCCCGCGCAATATTACCGACATCGTGCAGACAGACCATTTCGAAATTACGGTGCTGGCGACTTCGCGCCTGATCGACGTCCGCGGACTGTCGAAATAG
- the zigA gene encoding zinc metallochaperone GTPase ZigA: MEKLPVTVLSGFLGAGKTTLLNHVLNNRHGLKVAVIVNDMSEVNIDADLVRDGGANLSRTDEKLVEMTNGCICCTLRDDLLKEVRGLAENGRFDYLLIESTGISEPLPVAATFDFRTEDGESLSDVARLDTMVTVVDAVNLLKDYSSTDYLEQRGEALENDSRTLVDLLVEQIEFADVIVLNKVDDAAPEQREAARKIIRALNPEADLIEANHSQVAFDRVLDTGRFDFVKAQQHPLWYKELYGFADHVPEIEEYGVTNFVYRARRPFDPAKFDRFVKEPWPGVIRAKGHFWLATRPQWLGEISQAGSITRTQALGFWWASVPAERWPDDPFWRKRLRTNWNDVYGDRRQEIVFIGTGMDEGSLRARLDACLVPGKPGMNTTEWAKLADPFPIWQRADEAA, from the coding sequence ATGGAAAAACTCCCTGTCACCGTCTTGTCCGGCTTCCTCGGGGCTGGAAAGACAACTTTGCTGAACCACGTCCTGAACAACCGGCACGGGCTGAAGGTGGCGGTGATCGTCAACGACATGAGCGAGGTGAACATCGATGCGGATCTGGTTCGCGATGGCGGTGCGAACCTGTCCCGGACCGATGAGAAGCTTGTCGAGATGACGAATGGTTGCATCTGCTGCACGCTGCGCGACGATCTCCTGAAGGAGGTGCGCGGTCTCGCCGAGAATGGGCGCTTCGACTATCTGCTGATCGAGTCGACAGGCATCTCGGAGCCGCTCCCGGTCGCGGCGACCTTCGATTTCCGCACGGAAGACGGCGAGAGCCTCTCGGACGTGGCGCGTCTCGACACCATGGTCACCGTGGTCGACGCCGTGAACCTGCTGAAGGACTATTCGTCGACCGACTATCTGGAACAACGCGGCGAGGCGCTGGAGAACGATAGCCGCACGCTGGTCGATCTCCTCGTCGAGCAGATCGAGTTCGCCGACGTGATCGTTCTCAACAAGGTCGATGACGCCGCGCCCGAGCAACGCGAGGCGGCGCGAAAGATCATCCGCGCGCTCAATCCGGAAGCGGATCTCATCGAAGCCAATCACAGCCAAGTCGCTTTCGATCGCGTTCTCGACACCGGCCGATTCGACTTCGTGAAGGCCCAGCAGCATCCGCTCTGGTACAAGGAGCTCTACGGTTTTGCGGATCATGTACCGGAGATCGAGGAGTATGGTGTGACAAACTTCGTCTATCGCGCTCGCAGGCCGTTCGATCCTGCCAAGTTCGACAGGTTCGTCAAGGAGCCATGGCCCGGTGTCATTCGTGCCAAGGGACACTTCTGGCTGGCGACGCGCCCGCAATGGCTTGGCGAGATCAGCCAGGCCGGTTCGATCACCCGCACCCAGGCTCTTGGCTTCTGGTGGGCGAGCGTGCCTGCGGAACGTTGGCCGGATGATCCGTTCTGGCGAAAAAGGCTGCGTACGAACTGGAACGACGTCTATGGCGATCGCCGCCAGGAAATCGTGTTCATCGGCACCGGCATGGACGAGGGCTCGCTCCGCGCCCGCCTTGACGCGTGCCTAGTGCCGGGGAAACCCGGCATGAACACCACAGAATGGGCGAAGCTTGCAGATCCGTTCCCGATCTGGCAGCGGGCGGACGAAGCAGCTTAG
- a CDS encoding MbcA/ParS/Xre antitoxin family protein, whose translation MLNEPRPSEAAKGPLRLDNSRFAPANRRRLSAPALRTFLAIADLWGLTEEQRLLVLGYPSRSTYHNWCKQAREHGAFTFGVDVLTRISAVLGIHQGLGILFPTEQLGVEWLRKPHNAVVFGGRPPLDLVTSGSQDGLLTVRRFLDGARGGLYMQPNIIDEAFAPYEDAEIVFR comes from the coding sequence ATGCTAAACGAACCGCGCCCTTCTGAAGCGGCAAAAGGGCCCCTGCGCCTCGACAATTCACGCTTTGCGCCGGCCAATCGAAGGCGGCTCAGCGCTCCCGCCTTGCGAACTTTTCTCGCCATTGCCGATCTGTGGGGGTTGACCGAAGAGCAGCGTCTTCTGGTCCTCGGGTACCCCTCTCGATCCACGTATCACAACTGGTGCAAGCAGGCGCGCGAGCACGGCGCCTTCACCTTCGGCGTTGATGTCCTCACGCGCATCTCGGCGGTGCTGGGGATTCATCAGGGCCTCGGGATTCTGTTTCCGACGGAGCAGCTTGGCGTCGAGTGGCTGCGAAAGCCGCACAATGCCGTCGTGTTCGGCGGGCGACCGCCGCTCGACCTCGTCACCAGCGGCTCCCAGGATGGGTTGCTCACGGTGCGCCGTTTCCTCGACGGCGCGCGAGGCGGTCTCTACATGCAGCCGAACATCATCGACGAGGCGTTCGCACCTTACGAAGACGCGGAAATTGTCTTCCGGTGA
- a CDS encoding ribonucleoside-diphosphate reductase subunit alpha, with translation MSSNLHHAEATSAPIIQLRPESLAAVPSEPAMQIIRRNGKVTPFDSAKIAVAMTKAFLAVEGSSAAASRRFHESVEQLVAEVVATLMRRAGEGRTFHIEDVQDQVELALMRSENHKVARAYVLYREERSRQRAEEAAAQPAPAATPALHVTLADGSRVGLDTKQLALIIGEACASLDGVSAAPVLAETTRNLYDGISQDELTLASIMAARTLVEQEPNYTYVSARLLLDKLRGEVLSYVHGMPTSASQADMATRYADYFPAYVKTGIAAELLDPELARFDLSRISAALKPERDLNFQFLGLQTLYDRYFLHVHGKRIELPQAFFMRVAMGLAVREIDREAKAIEFYDLLSSFDFMASTPTLFNSGTLRPQLSSCFLTTVSDDLDGIFKSIKDNALLAKYSGGLGNDWTPVRGLGAHIKGTNGESQGIIPFLKVANDTAIAVNQGGKRKGAVCAYLETWHVDIEEFLDLRKNTGDDRRRTHDMNTANWVPDLFMQRIDSDREWTLFSPDETPDLHDLYGEAFKAAYEAYEAKARAGGMRIFKTVRATDLWRRMLTMLFETGHPWITFKDPCNLRSPQRHMGVVHSSNLCTEITLNTSADEVAVCNLGSVNMLSHVGPDGLDQAKLRRTVTTAVRMLDNVIDINFYTIPEARRSNMRHRPIGLGLMGFQEALQVQRIPVASDAAVAFADLSMEAISFHAVEASSDLAAERGRYPSFEGSLWSKGVLPIDSIQLLADARGGLDVDRSSTLDWDRLRKKLTASGMRNSNVMAIAPTATISNICGVSQSIEPNYQNLFVKSNMSGDFTVVNEFLVRDLKARGLWDEVMVSDLKYFDGSVGQIERVPNDLKALYATSFEIDSAWLIEAAARRQKWIDQSQSLNLYIANPSGKMLDALYRLAWRRGLKTTYYLRSRSATHVEKSTLKGTDGKLNAVSTSVAMSHAPIMIPTAAAPDLDGIKACRIDDPECEACQ, from the coding sequence ATGTCTTCAAACCTGCACCACGCGGAGGCCACCTCCGCTCCCATTATCCAGTTGCGTCCGGAATCGCTTGCTGCCGTTCCCAGCGAGCCTGCCATGCAGATCATCCGACGCAACGGCAAGGTCACGCCGTTCGACTCCGCGAAGATTGCGGTGGCGATGACCAAGGCTTTCCTCGCGGTGGAGGGCTCGAGCGCCGCTGCGTCGCGCCGCTTCCATGAGAGCGTCGAGCAATTGGTGGCCGAGGTCGTCGCAACCCTGATGCGACGTGCAGGCGAGGGGCGCACCTTCCATATCGAGGACGTCCAGGACCAGGTCGAACTCGCCTTGATGCGCAGCGAGAACCACAAGGTCGCGCGCGCCTATGTGCTGTACCGCGAAGAGCGGTCGCGCCAGCGCGCCGAGGAAGCGGCCGCACAGCCGGCGCCTGCCGCCACGCCAGCCCTGCACGTCACGTTGGCCGACGGTTCGCGCGTCGGTCTCGACACCAAGCAGCTCGCGCTGATCATCGGCGAAGCCTGCGCCAGCCTTGACGGTGTCTCTGCGGCTCCCGTGCTCGCCGAGACCACTCGTAATCTCTACGACGGCATCAGCCAGGACGAGCTGACGCTGGCATCGATCATGGCCGCGCGCACGCTGGTCGAGCAGGAGCCAAACTACACCTATGTCAGTGCACGTCTGCTGCTGGACAAGCTGCGCGGCGAGGTGCTGTCCTACGTCCACGGCATGCCGACATCCGCCTCGCAGGCCGATATGGCGACGCGCTATGCCGACTATTTCCCGGCCTATGTGAAGACCGGCATCGCCGCCGAACTGCTCGATCCCGAACTGGCCCGCTTCGATCTCAGCAGGATCTCGGCCGCTCTGAAGCCCGAGCGCGACCTGAACTTCCAATTCCTCGGCCTCCAGACGCTCTACGATCGCTACTTCCTGCACGTTCACGGCAAGCGGATCGAATTGCCGCAAGCCTTCTTCATGCGCGTGGCGATGGGGCTGGCGGTGCGCGAAATCGACCGCGAAGCCAAGGCGATCGAATTCTACGATCTCCTGTCGTCGTTCGATTTCATGGCCTCGACGCCGACGCTGTTCAATTCGGGTACGCTGCGCCCGCAATTGTCGTCCTGCTTCCTCACCACCGTTTCGGACGACCTCGACGGCATCTTCAAGTCGATCAAGGATAATGCGCTGCTCGCAAAGTATTCCGGTGGCCTCGGCAACGACTGGACGCCGGTCCGCGGCCTCGGCGCGCACATCAAGGGCACCAACGGCGAAAGCCAGGGCATCATTCCGTTCCTGAAGGTCGCCAACGACACCGCGATCGCCGTCAACCAGGGCGGCAAGCGCAAGGGCGCGGTTTGTGCCTACCTCGAGACCTGGCACGTCGACATCGAGGAATTCCTCGACCTGCGCAAGAACACCGGCGACGACCGCCGCCGCACTCATGACATGAACACCGCCAACTGGGTGCCGGACCTGTTCATGCAGCGCATCGATTCCGACAGAGAATGGACGCTGTTCTCGCCTGACGAGACGCCCGATTTGCACGATCTGTACGGCGAGGCATTCAAGGCAGCCTACGAGGCCTATGAAGCCAAGGCGAGAGCCGGCGGCATGCGTATCTTCAAGACTGTGCGCGCGACCGACCTCTGGCGCCGCATGCTGACCATGCTGTTCGAGACCGGCCATCCCTGGATCACCTTCAAGGACCCCTGCAACCTGCGTTCGCCGCAGCGTCACATGGGTGTGGTCCATTCCTCCAACCTCTGCACCGAGATCACGCTGAACACCTCGGCCGATGAGGTCGCGGTCTGCAATCTCGGCTCCGTCAACATGCTCAGCCATGTCGGGCCTGACGGCCTCGACCAGGCCAAGCTGAGGCGGACGGTGACGACTGCGGTCCGAATGCTCGATAACGTCATCGACATCAATTTCTACACGATCCCGGAGGCGCGCCGCTCCAACATGCGTCACCGGCCGATCGGACTTGGCCTAATGGGCTTCCAGGAGGCGCTTCAAGTCCAGCGCATCCCAGTTGCGTCCGATGCAGCGGTGGCTTTCGCCGACCTCAGCATGGAAGCGATCTCGTTCCACGCGGTCGAGGCGTCGTCCGATCTCGCCGCGGAGCGCGGGCGCTATCCGAGTTTTGAGGGTTCGCTGTGGTCAAAGGGCGTCTTGCCGATCGATTCCATCCAGCTGCTCGCCGACGCCCGCGGTGGGCTCGACGTGGACCGTTCCTCGACGCTCGATTGGGACCGCTTGCGCAAGAAGCTCACAGCAAGCGGAATGCGCAATTCGAACGTGATGGCGATCGCGCCGACCGCGACGATCTCCAACATCTGCGGCGTCTCGCAATCGATCGAGCCGAACTACCAGAACTTGTTCGTCAAATCGAACATGTCTGGCGACTTCACCGTCGTGAATGAATTCCTCGTGCGCGATCTGAAGGCGAGGGGACTGTGGGATGAGGTGATGGTCTCCGACCTCAAATATTTCGACGGCAGCGTCGGCCAGATCGAGCGTGTTCCGAACGATCTCAAGGCGCTTTATGCGACCTCGTTCGAGATCGACAGCGCCTGGCTGATCGAGGCTGCCGCGCGCCGGCAGAAGTGGATCGACCAGTCACAGTCGCTCAACCTCTACATCGCCAATCCCTCCGGCAAGATGCTCGATGCCCTCTACCGGCTGGCCTGGCGGCGCGGCTTGAAGACTACCTATTACCTGCGCTCCCGCAGCGCCACGCATGTCGAGAAATCGACACTGAAGGGCACCGATGGCAAGCTCAATGCGGTGTCGACCTCGGTGGCGATGTCGCACGCTCCGATCATGATCCCGACTGCTGCGGCACCGGACCTGGACGGAATCAAGGCGTGCCGGATTGACGATCCCGAATGCGAAGCGTGCCAGTGA
- a CDS encoding efflux RND transporter permease subunit encodes MINAASPDPSGPQAAIVWFAIRFRGVVLAVACAVFGYGLFALGHARYDVFPEFAPPQVAIQTEAPGLSPEQVEILVTQPIETSINGLAGVEAMRSGSIQGLSVITVVFHPGTDVYRARQLVTERLAAVAGQLPQGIRPPTMTPLTSSASTVLVIGLTSDQRLLMDLRTIADWTVGRRLLAVPGVAQVSTFGRDVRSLQVQVRPDDLVRFNVGMNEVLAAARKASGVRGAGFVDTANQRITLQTQGQSLTPEQVARTVLLHQGGASIVLGDVATVVMAPEPPIGAALINGAPGILLMIGQQYGANTREVTARLQAALEELRPALDTEKVRLHADLFRPADFIDTATQNVMDALMLGGALVIVVLFLFLFDWRTSVISCTAIPLSLLAAVLVLQWMGETLNTMTLGGLAIAIGEVVDDAVIGVENVVRRLRENRLLGEVKSKARVVLDAIIEVRSSVAYATFAVLLVFLPILTLPGVAGRLFGPLGAAYIVAVLASLIVALTVTPSLSMILLAGKRRRRDIDPPVARWSRENYEVLLGRIGGFPKLLVGAAVALTVAGAAMLPLFGGTFLPDLREGHMILHVAASPGTSLDESLRIGKLITEAILRVPGVRSVAQHAGRAEAGVDTVGPHSSEFEVHLQPGLSGRAQAEAESRMRAVLADFPGVTSSLKTYLTERMEETVSGVSAAVAVNVYGADLDALEGAARDIARELGEVPGAVDVQQQSPPGMPQINVTLHPADLQRWGLDAVEVLDLVRTAYQGDVVGQAYEGNAIFNITVILDERARARLNQIGDLPLRAPGGAYVLLRQVADIYDTSGRYQVLHRNAQRVQTVTANVSGRDVRSFVADARRKIAKEVTLPAGAHVEFAGAAEAQAQSMRDLLVNSLLAGAGIVLLLSIVTGHWRNLALVLINLPFAFVGGVFAVGLTGGLLSLGSMVGFVTLFGITLRNSILMISHYEHLVRVDGRPWTAETAVGGAADRLVPILMTSLVTGLGLLPLAIGAGEPGREIEGPMAIVILGGLVSSMALNLLVLPSLALRYGRFDIGQACRPDASPTSRPC; translated from the coding sequence ATGATTAATGCCGCTTCCCCGGATCCGTCAGGGCCGCAGGCCGCGATCGTTTGGTTTGCGATTCGATTTCGCGGAGTCGTGCTCGCGGTTGCGTGTGCGGTCTTCGGCTACGGGCTGTTCGCCCTTGGCCACGCCAGATACGACGTGTTCCCCGAGTTCGCGCCGCCGCAGGTGGCGATCCAGACCGAGGCGCCCGGATTAAGTCCGGAACAGGTCGAGATCCTCGTCACGCAGCCGATCGAAACATCGATCAACGGACTGGCCGGGGTCGAGGCCATGCGGTCGGGCTCGATCCAGGGCCTGTCGGTCATCACCGTCGTCTTCCATCCGGGGACGGACGTCTATCGCGCCCGGCAGCTGGTCACCGAGCGGCTCGCCGCCGTCGCCGGCCAGCTGCCGCAGGGCATCCGGCCGCCGACGATGACCCCGCTGACGTCCTCGGCGAGCACCGTGCTGGTGATCGGGCTCACATCCGATCAGCGCTTGTTGATGGACCTGCGCACGATCGCGGATTGGACGGTCGGTCGCCGGCTGCTGGCGGTGCCGGGCGTCGCCCAGGTTTCGACCTTCGGCAGGGATGTCAGATCCCTGCAGGTGCAGGTCCGCCCCGATGATCTGGTCCGCTTCAACGTCGGCATGAACGAGGTGCTGGCCGCGGCCCGCAAGGCCAGCGGCGTGCGTGGCGCCGGCTTCGTCGATACGGCCAACCAGCGGATTACGCTGCAGACCCAAGGGCAGTCCTTGACGCCTGAGCAGGTCGCTCGCACCGTCCTGCTGCATCAGGGCGGCGCCAGCATCGTGCTCGGCGACGTCGCGACCGTCGTCATGGCGCCCGAGCCGCCGATCGGTGCCGCCCTCATCAACGGGGCGCCCGGCATCCTGCTCATGATCGGCCAGCAATACGGCGCCAACACCCGCGAAGTCACGGCGCGGCTTCAAGCGGCGCTGGAGGAGCTGCGGCCGGCTCTCGACACCGAGAAGGTCAGGCTGCATGCCGACCTGTTCCGCCCGGCCGACTTCATCGACACGGCGACCCAGAACGTCATGGACGCCTTGATGCTCGGCGGGGCCCTGGTCATCGTCGTCCTTTTCCTGTTCCTGTTCGACTGGCGCACGTCGGTCATCAGCTGTACCGCGATTCCGCTGTCCCTGCTCGCGGCCGTGCTCGTGCTGCAGTGGATGGGCGAGACCCTGAATACGATGACGCTCGGCGGTCTCGCGATCGCGATCGGCGAGGTCGTCGATGACGCCGTGATCGGCGTCGAGAACGTCGTGCGGCGCTTGCGCGAGAACCGGCTGCTGGGCGAGGTGAAGTCCAAGGCGCGCGTCGTGCTCGATGCGATCATCGAAGTGCGCAGTTCCGTCGCATATGCGACGTTCGCGGTCCTGCTGGTCTTCCTTCCCATCCTGACGCTGCCGGGGGTTGCCGGCCGCCTCTTCGGGCCATTGGGAGCCGCCTATATCGTCGCCGTGCTGGCTTCGCTGATTGTGGCCCTGACGGTGACGCCGTCGCTGTCGATGATCCTCCTCGCCGGCAAGCGGCGACGACGCGACATCGATCCGCCCGTGGCGCGCTGGAGCCGCGAAAACTACGAGGTCCTGCTCGGCCGTATCGGCGGTTTCCCGAAGCTTCTCGTCGGAGCGGCGGTCGCGCTGACCGTCGCGGGCGCGGCGATGTTGCCGCTGTTCGGCGGGACATTCCTGCCCGATCTGCGGGAAGGGCACATGATCCTGCACGTGGCGGCCTCGCCCGGCACCTCGCTGGATGAATCGCTGCGCATCGGAAAACTGATCACCGAGGCGATCCTTCGGGTGCCGGGCGTGCGAAGTGTTGCCCAGCATGCCGGCCGTGCCGAAGCCGGCGTCGATACGGTGGGGCCGCACTCCAGCGAGTTCGAGGTCCATTTGCAGCCGGGGCTCTCCGGGCGCGCCCAGGCCGAGGCCGAATCCCGCATGCGGGCGGTGCTGGCCGACTTTCCCGGCGTGACCTCCTCGCTCAAGACCTACTTGACCGAGCGGATGGAGGAGACGGTCTCGGGAGTCAGCGCCGCGGTCGCGGTGAACGTCTATGGCGCCGATCTCGATGCCCTCGAGGGCGCGGCGCGGGACATCGCGCGCGAGCTCGGCGAAGTTCCAGGCGCGGTCGATGTCCAGCAACAGTCTCCCCCCGGGATGCCGCAGATCAACGTGACGCTCCATCCGGCCGATTTGCAGCGATGGGGTCTCGACGCGGTGGAGGTGCTCGACCTGGTCCGCACCGCCTATCAGGGCGATGTGGTCGGACAGGCCTACGAGGGGAACGCCATCTTCAATATCACTGTGATCCTCGATGAGCGGGCGCGGGCCCGTCTGAACCAGATCGGGGATCTGCCGCTCCGCGCCCCGGGTGGCGCCTATGTCCTGCTCAGGCAGGTCGCCGACATCTACGATACGTCCGGCCGCTATCAGGTCCTCCATCGGAACGCGCAACGCGTTCAGACGGTGACGGCGAATGTGAGTGGCCGTGACGTGCGATCCTTCGTGGCGGACGCCAGGAGGAAGATCGCCAAGGAGGTCACCCTGCCGGCCGGCGCGCATGTCGAATTCGCCGGAGCGGCCGAGGCGCAGGCCCAATCCATGCGCGATCTGCTGGTCAACTCGCTGCTGGCCGGCGCCGGGATCGTCCTTCTGCTGTCCATCGTCACCGGGCACTGGCGCAACCTCGCGCTGGTCCTGATCAACCTGCCGTTCGCTTTCGTCGGCGGCGTCTTCGCGGTGGGCTTGACCGGGGGGCTGCTGTCGCTCGGATCGATGGTGGGCTTCGTCACCCTGTTCGGGATCACGCTGCGCAACTCCATTCTCATGATCTCGCATTACGAGCACCTCGTCCGGGTCGATGGCCGGCCCTGGACGGCGGAGACCGCGGTCGGCGGGGCCGCCGATCGCCTCGTTCCGATCCTGATGACCTCTCTGGTGACGGGCCTCGGCCTGCTTCCGCTCGCGATCGGCGCAGGCGAGCCCGGGCGCGAGATCGAAGGCCCGATGGCGATCGTCATCCTCGGCGGCCTGGTCAGCTCGATGGCGCTCAACCTTCTCGTCCTGCCCAGCCTGGCGCTGCGCTACGGGCGTTTCGATATCGGGCAGGCCTGCCGCCCGGACGCGTCGCCCACCTCTCGCCCTTGCTGA
- a CDS encoding ribonucleotide-diphosphate reductase subunit beta, translated as MLDWSDTETTGAAPLAPILATALRPQIQLKLEPADPTGLGAIDRAGRRVSVDEKRMISCRADVNQLLPLKYKWAWEKYLSGCNNHWMPTEVSMQADIALWKSPDGLTEDERRAIKRNLGFFAASESLVANNIVLAIYRHLTNPECRQYLLRQAFEEAVHTHTFQYIVESLGLDEGELFNMYREVPSITDKAAWALKHTQHLDDPSFKTGTLESDQAFLRDLVAFYVVFEGMWFYTGFAQILSLGRRNKMVGIAEQYQYILRDESIHLNFGIDVINQIKIENSHLWTPAFQDEVRGMIRDAAELESAYGRDTMPRGFLGLNAALCEQYMHFIANRRCAQIGVAPVFAEAENPFPWMSEAMDLKKEKNFFETRVIEYQNGGALSWD; from the coding sequence ATGCTCGATTGGTCCGACACTGAAACCACGGGGGCTGCCCCCCTCGCTCCGATCCTCGCCACCGCGCTGCGCCCGCAGATCCAGCTCAAGCTCGAGCCGGCCGACCCGACCGGCCTCGGTGCGATCGATCGCGCCGGTCGCCGTGTCTCCGTCGACGAGAAGCGGATGATCAGCTGCCGCGCCGACGTCAACCAGCTGCTGCCGCTGAAGTACAAATGGGCTTGGGAGAAGTATCTCTCCGGCTGCAACAATCACTGGATGCCGACCGAAGTCTCGATGCAGGCCGACATCGCCTTGTGGAAGTCGCCGGATGGCCTGACGGAGGACGAGCGGCGCGCGATCAAGCGCAATCTCGGCTTCTTCGCGGCTTCCGAATCGCTGGTCGCCAACAACATCGTGCTGGCGATCTACCGTCACCTCACCAACCCGGAATGCCGGCAATATCTGCTACGGCAGGCATTCGAGGAGGCGGTCCACACCCACACCTTCCAGTACATCGTCGAAAGCCTTGGCCTGGACGAGGGTGAGTTGTTCAACATGTACCGCGAGGTGCCGTCGATCACCGACAAGGCGGCTTGGGCGCTCAAGCACACGCAGCATCTGGACGATCCGTCCTTCAAGACCGGAACCCTCGAGAGCGATCAGGCATTCCTGCGCGATCTCGTCGCCTTCTACGTCGTGTTCGAAGGTATGTGGTTCTACACCGGCTTTGCGCAGATCCTGTCGCTCGGCCGTCGCAACAAGATGGTCGGCATCGCCGAGCAGTATCAGTACATCCTGCGCGACGAGAGCATCCATCTCAACTTCGGCATCGACGTGATCAACCAAATCAAGATCGAGAATTCGCATCTGTGGACGCCGGCGTTCCAGGACGAGGTGCGTGGCATGATCCGTGACGCGGCCGAACTCGAATCCGCCTATGGTCGGGATACGATGCCGCGCGGCTTCCTGGGGCTCAATGCCGCCCTGTGCGAGCAGTATATGCACTTCATCGCCAACCGGCGTTGCGCGCAGATCGGCGTAGCGCCTGTGTTCGCCGAGGCCGAGAATCCGTTCCCGTGGATGTCGGAGGCGATGGACTTGAAGAAGGAGAAGAACTTCTTCGAAACCCGCGTCATCGAGTATCAGAACGGCGGTGCGCTGAGCTGGGATTGA
- a CDS encoding HAD-IA family hydrolase produces the protein MTPDETGLFHRRAAAPTLPRRPAEPYRRVRRTRSIRRSFVSHHFLKFPLLRRAGQCRLAGGRQAPSAVIIDRHETRDDTSAATDEADLKRFDALLFDVDGTMAETEEFHRRAFNESFAYFDLPWVWDIDVYGRLLRVTGGKERIRHFLRALPDGSRQLSDGEIEELHRFKTQCYANLINAGACRLRRGISEAIRQAAIDGRRLAIVTTTSRDNIDALLRVNLGRSWKKDFPVVISGDDVPNKKPAPDAYLKALELLGLAPHACLAIEDSRNGLLAAADAGVPVLITRSLYFRNDDFSEALQVVDDLTEFAEFDMDCLPTALGH, from the coding sequence ATGACTCCCGATGAAACGGGATTGTTCCACCGTCGCGCGGCCGCGCCGACTTTGCCACGCCGTCCTGCGGAACCGTACCGGCGCGTCCGAAGAACTCGCTCCATAAGGAGAAGCTTCGTTTCCCATCACTTTTTGAAATTTCCGTTACTGCGCCGTGCAGGCCAATGTCGGCTCGCAGGCGGCCGACAAGCACCGTCCGCCGTCATCATCGATCGCCATGAAACGCGAGACGACACGTCAGCTGCTACAGACGAGGCGGACTTGAAGCGATTTGATGCATTGCTGTTCGATGTCGACGGCACCATGGCGGAGACCGAGGAGTTTCATCGGCGCGCCTTCAATGAAAGCTTCGCCTATTTCGACCTGCCGTGGGTCTGGGATATCGATGTCTACGGTCGGCTGCTGCGGGTCACCGGCGGAAAGGAGCGCATTCGGCATTTTCTGCGCGCGCTCCCGGACGGCAGCCGGCAGCTCTCGGATGGCGAGATCGAGGAGCTGCATCGGTTCAAGACGCAGTGCTACGCGAATCTCATCAACGCAGGCGCCTGCAGGCTGCGGCGGGGCATCTCCGAGGCGATTCGGCAGGCCGCGATCGACGGGCGGCGGCTTGCGATCGTCACAACCACCTCGCGCGACAACATCGATGCCCTGTTGCGGGTGAATCTGGGCCGTTCCTGGAAGAAGGACTTTCCTGTCGTGATTTCCGGCGACGACGTGCCGAACAAGAAGCCGGCGCCGGATGCCTATCTGAAAGCCCTCGAACTCCTCGGCCTCGCCCCCCACGCCTGCCTGGCGATCGAGGATTCCCGCAATGGCCTGCTGGCGGCGGCCGATGCCGGAGTGCCGGTGCTGATCACGAGAAGCCTCTATTTTCGCAACGACGACTTCAGCGAAGCCCTCCAGGTGGTCGACGATCTGACCGAATTCGCCGAGTTCGACATGGATTGTCTGCCGACCGCCCTCGGCCACTGA